A window from Salvia miltiorrhiza cultivar Shanhuang (shh) chromosome 2, IMPLAD_Smil_shh, whole genome shotgun sequence encodes these proteins:
- the LOC131009170 gene encoding dihydroneopterin aldolase 2-like isoform X2, whose product MTSSAVAVSTDHGEMMGDKLVLRGLKFHGFHGVKEEERKLGQKFLVDVDAWMDLQPAGLSDSLSDTISYTAIYRVVKEVLEGAPHNLLESVTESIASTILNEYPRISAVRVVLGKPHVAVAGPVDYLGVEIIRRRKRVVQS is encoded by the exons ATGACATCATCCGCCGTTG CTGTATCAACGGATCACGGGGAGATGATGGGAGACAAGCTTGTATTAAGGGGTCTAAAGTTCCACGGGTTCCACGGGGTGAAGGAAGAAGAGAGGAAGTTGGGTCAGAAGTTTCTGGTCGACGTAGATGCCTGGATGGATCTTCAACCAGCAGGGCTTTCCGACTCACTCTCAGATACCATCAGCTATACTGCTATATATCG CGTGGTTAAAGAAGTCTTGGAAGGAGCCCCTCATAATCTTCTTGAATCAGTAACTGAATCGATTGCGTCCACAATCTTGAACGAGTATCCCCGGATTTCTGCTGTGCGTGTCGTGTTGGGGAAGCCGCATGTGGCTGTGGCCGGCCCTGTCGACTACTTGGGCGTCGAGATTATCAGACGTCGCAAAAGAGTTGTTCAGAGCTAG
- the LOC131009170 gene encoding dihydroneopterin aldolase 2-like isoform X1, whose translation MTSSAVVMPLCRSTLSSAVSTDHGEMMGDKLVLRGLKFHGFHGVKEEERKLGQKFLVDVDAWMDLQPAGLSDSLSDTISYTAIYRVVKEVLEGAPHNLLESVTESIASTILNEYPRISAVRVVLGKPHVAVAGPVDYLGVEIIRRRKRVVQS comes from the exons ATGACATCATCCGCCGTTG TCATGCCTTTATGTCGCTCTACACTTTCATCAGCTGTATCAACGGATCACGGGGAGATGATGGGAGACAAGCTTGTATTAAGGGGTCTAAAGTTCCACGGGTTCCACGGGGTGAAGGAAGAAGAGAGGAAGTTGGGTCAGAAGTTTCTGGTCGACGTAGATGCCTGGATGGATCTTCAACCAGCAGGGCTTTCCGACTCACTCTCAGATACCATCAGCTATACTGCTATATATCG CGTGGTTAAAGAAGTCTTGGAAGGAGCCCCTCATAATCTTCTTGAATCAGTAACTGAATCGATTGCGTCCACAATCTTGAACGAGTATCCCCGGATTTCTGCTGTGCGTGTCGTGTTGGGGAAGCCGCATGTGGCTGTGGCCGGCCCTGTCGACTACTTGGGCGTCGAGATTATCAGACGTCGCAAAAGAGTTGTTCAGAGCTAG